The following coding sequences are from one Tachysurus vachellii isolate PV-2020 chromosome 7, HZAU_Pvac_v1, whole genome shotgun sequence window:
- the ndufs2 gene encoding NADH dehydrogenase [ubiquinone] iron-sulfur protein 2, mitochondrial has product MAATMLRSLKQLGRPSAAILNKNVLTPACALLQRRQKQWQPDVEWAEQYAGAVMFPSAVTKNWAPPPWNDKDPPAEKDVSNLTINFGPQHPAAHGVLRLVMELSGESVKKCDPHVGLLHRGTEKLIEYKTYLQALPYFDRLDYVSMMCNEQAYALAVEKLLNIQAPIRAQWIRVLFGEMTRILNHIMGITTHALDIGAMTPFFWMFEEREKMFEFYERVSGARMHAAYVRPGGVHQDLPLGLMDDIYEWCKNFSIRIDEVEEMLTNNRIWKNRTVNIGVIGAEDALNYGFSGVMLRGSGIMWDLRKSQPYDKYDEVDFDVPVGSNGDCYDRYLCRVEEMRQSLRIMHQCLNKMPEGEIKVDDAKVAPPKRSEMKMSMESLIHHFKLYTEGYQVPPGATYTAVEAPKGEFGVYLVSDGSSRPYRCKIKAPGFAHLAGLDKMSKGHMLADVVAIIGTQDIVFGEVDR; this is encoded by the exons ATGGCTGCGACTATGCTGAGGTCGCTCAAACAACTCGGACGTCCTTCAGCagcaattttaaacaaaaatgttttgacaCCTGCATGCGCATTGCTTCAGAGAAG GCAGAAGCAATGGCAGCCAGATGTGGAGTGGGCTGAGCAGTATGCGGGTGCAGTTATGTTCCCCAGTGCTGTCACCAAGAATTGGGCTCCACCACCATGGAACG ACAAAGACCCTCCAGCTGAGAAGGATGTGTCAAACCTCACTATAAACTTCGGGCCTCAGCACCCTGCAGCCCATGGCGTGCTGCGTCTGGTGATGGAACTGAGCGGTGAGTCTGTGAAGAAGTGTGACCCTCATGTGGGTCTGCTGCATCGTGGCACAGAGAAGCTCATTGAGTACAAGACCTACCTGCAG GCCCTCCCATACTTTGACCGACTGGACTATGTGTCTATGATGTGCAATGAACAAGCCTATGCTTTGGCAGTGGAAAAGCTGCTGAATATCCAGGCTCCAATTCGTGCTCAGTGGATTAGAG TGCTGTTCGGAGAGATGACTCGTATTTTGAATCACATCATGGGCATCACTACACACGCCTTGGATATTGGTGCCATGACCCCTTTCTTCTGGATgtttgaagagagagagaag ATGTTTGAGTTCTATGAGAGGGTGTCTGGAGCCAGAATGCATGCTGCTTATGTCAGACCTGGAGGAGTTCATCAG GATTTGCCCCTGGGACTCATGGACGATATTTATGAATGGTGTAAGAACTTCTCAATACGCATTGATGAAGTAGAGGAG ATGTTGACGAACAACCGCATCTGGAAGAACAGAACTGTTAATATTGGGGTCATTGGAGCAGAAGATGCACTCAACTATGGCTTCAG CGGAGTGATGTTGAGGGGCTCTGGTATTATGTGGGATTTAAGGAAATCTCAGCCCTATGACAAATATGATGAGGTGGACTTTGATGTGCCTGTTGGAAGTAACGGGGACTGCTATGACAG GTATCTATGTCGTGTGGAGGAAATGAGGCAATCTTTAAGGATCATGCATCAGTGTCTTAACAAGATGCCCGAGGGAGAGATCAAGGTGGATGATGCAAAAGTCGCACCACCAAAGAGATCCGAGATGAag ATGTCTATGGAATCCCTAATCCATCATTTCAAGCTGTACACAGAAGGCTACCAGGTTCCACCAGGAGCCACATATACAGCTGTTGAAGCACCAAAG GGAGAGTTTGGAGTTTATTTGGTTTCCGATGGCTCCAGCAGACCCTACCGCTGCAAGATCAAAGCTCCAGGCTTTGCTCACTTG GCTGGTTTGGACAAAATGTCAAAAGGACACATGCTTGCTGATGTGGTGGCCATCATTg GAACTCAGGACATTGTGTTTGGTGAGGTGGACCGTTAA
- the kirrel1a gene encoding kin of IRRE-like protein 1a isoform X1 — protein MQRLLQLVLNLVLTSHTVWTARFSQEPADQSVVLGQRVVLSCVVFNYSGIVQWTKDGLALGIGEDLRAWPRYRVLRLVDVGQYNLEISSAELSDDSLYECQATEAALRSRRAKLTVLIPPDEPVIEGSPEILLIAGVSHNLSCVSRGAKPPAIIEWQKDGLPVEGAVSTTEVLPDRKRVTTHSFLPVVPVDTDTGKNFTCVATNQAVPFGKRTTITLNVHHPPVVVLSIEPRSVLEGERVTFTCQATANPPVMGYKWAKGGVIIQGARERVFVTKADHSFFTEPVSCLVFNAVGSTNVSILVDVHFGPILVVEPKPVTVDMDSDVTLNCKWAGNPPLTLTWTKKGSSMVLSNNNQLYLKSVSQADAGQYVCKAIVPRIGVGETEVTLTVNGPPIISSEPVQYAVRGERGEVKCYIASTPPPDKIVWAWKENVWDKEKGTLPERYTVEQSKPSSDGGAVLSTLTINNVMESDFQSTYNCTAWNAFGPGTMIITLEETEIVPVGIIAGSTVLCSILLVLCLLALFLFLYRQRKGSRRGVTLGKPDIKVETINKETHSLEEDSASVSTASRMVKAMYSFLPSVTLSPSSQPFKDDIDIKPDLRSDTLDTRQDYDIKDPTNGYYNVRASTHDEGRPASRSMHYSDYRTSTAPGASAAVGGSSGTGATAGPGTPSSLAPGSRAGCYDPRPPSRLSYAQFNTFSRPSQSQQPPPSSGPQTGDFPAECSLLDSPQLPYENYSYPSHYPTYRLGFAPPSLAPLESGAAYEMYSVGPSVSVGGTAATPDSGLGKYGSSTRFSYTSQHSDYSHRHTQRMQTHV, from the exons TGTGGACGGCCCGGTTCTCTCAGGAGCCAGCAGATCAGTCGGTGGTTCTGGGCCAAAGAGTTGTTCTGTCCTGCGTGGTCTTCAATTACTCAGGCATTGTGCAGTGGACCAAGGATGGGCTGGCTTTAGGCATTGGAGAAGACCTTAGAG CTTGGCCGAGGTACCGGGTGCTGCGTCTGGTGGATGTTGGGCAGTACAATTTGGAGATCTCATCAGCTGAACTCTCAGATGACTCTCTCTATGAGTGCCAGGCTACAGAAGCTGCCCTGCGCTCCCGCAGAGCCAAACTCACCGTActca TTCCCCCTGATGAGCCGGTTATTGAGGGTTCCCCAGAGATCCTTCTCATTGCAGGGGTTTCCCACAACTTGAGCTGTGTGTCACGTGGAGCCAAACCCCCTGCAATTATAGAATGGCAAAAAGACGGGCTGCCTGTAGAGGGGGCAGTCAGCACAACG gaggtgcTACCTGATAGGAAGCGAGTCACCACGCACAGTTTCCTGCCTGTTGTCCCCGTGGACACTGACACAGGAAAGAACTTCACATGTGTGGCAACCAACCAGGCTGTACCCTTTGGCAAACGCACCACTATCACATTAAATGTGCACC ATCCTCCTGTGGTGGTGTTATCCATTGAACCACGTTCGGTTctggaaggagagagagtgacattCACCTGCCAGGCCACTGCCAACCCTCCTGTTATGGGCTACAA ATGGGCTAAGGGCGGCGTGATCATCCAGGGTGCGAGAGAGCGTGTGTTTGTCACTAAAGCTGACCACTCTTTTTTCACCGAGCCTGTTTCTTGCCTAGTGTTCAACGCTGTGGGGAGCACCAACGTCAGCATACTGGTGGACGTCCACT ttGGTCCTATCTTGGTGGTAGAGCCAAAGCCAGTGACAGTGGACATGGATTCTGATGTCACGTTGAACTGTAAGTGGGCAGGCAATCCCCCTCTCACCCTCACATGGACAAAGAAGGGGTCCAGCATG GTGCTGAGTAACAATAACCAGCTGTATTTGAAGTCAGTGAGCCAGGCTGATGCTGGCCAATATGTGTGCAAGGCCATAGTGCCCAGGATCGGGGTAGGAGAGACAGAGGTCACTCTCACTGTCAATG gTCCTCCCATTATATCCAGTGAGCCAGTCCAGTACGCagtcagaggagagagaggcGAAGTGAAGTGTTACATCGCCAGCACTCCTCCACCGGACAAGATT GTGTGGGCATGGAAGGAGAACGTGTGGGACAAAGAGAAAGGGACTCTACCAGAACGCTACACGGTGGAGCAAAGTAAGCCATCTTCTGATGGAGGTGCAGTGCTGTCTACTCTCACCATCAACAATGTCATGGAGTCCGACTTCCAGTCCACCTACAACTGCACGGCCTGGAACGCATTCGGCCCAGGAACCATGATCATCACTCTGGAAGAGACCG AAATTGTTCCAGTTGGTATCATTGCTGGCAGCACTGTACTCTGCTCCATTCTGCTAGTGCTCTGTCTGCTGGCGTTATTCCTCTTCTTATATCGTCAACGCAAAGGAa GTCGCCGAGGGGTCACGCTCGGTAAGCCAGACATCAAGGTGGagacaataaacaaagaaacCCACAGCTTAGAGGAAGACTCAGCCAGCGTCTCCACAGCAAGCCGCATGGTCAAGGCTATGTACTCG tttttgCCCTCTGTGACCCTTTCTCCCTCCTCTCAGCCTTTTAAAGATGACATTGATATCAAACCAGACCTACGCAGCGACACCTTGGACACACGTCAGGACTATGACATCAAg GACCCAACAAACGGCTATTACAACGTGCGAGCCTCCACCCATGATGAAGGTCGTCCTGCGTCCCGCTCCATGCACTACTCTGACTATCGGACCTCTACTGCACCAGGCGCTTCTGCAGCTGTTGGTGGTAGCTCGGGCACGGGAGCTACAGCGGGTCCTGGAACACCAAGCAGCTTGGCTCCTGGCTCACGAGCCGGCTGCTACGACCCTCGACCTCCTTCCAGACTCAGCTATGCCCAGTTCAACACCTTCAGCAGACCAAGTCAGTCTCAGCAGCCTCCGCCCAGCTCCGGGCCTCAGACAGGCGACTTTCCAGCTGAATGCAGTCTCCTAGATTCTCCACAGTTACCATATGAGAACTACAGCTACCCATCGCACTACCCCACATATCGTCTCGGCTTTGCTCCTCCCAGCCTCGCTCCATTAGAAAGCGGAGCAGCGTACGAGATGTATAGCGTGGGACCAAGCGTAAGTGTTGGAGGCACTGCCGCCACCCCGGACAGCGGACTCGGGAAGTACGGTAGTTCCACGCGCTTTTCCTACACCTCGCAGCATTCTGACTATtcccaccgacacacacagaggatgcAGACCCATGTGTGA
- the kirrel1a gene encoding kin of IRRE-like protein 1a isoform X2: MQRLLQLVLNLVLTSHTVWTARFSQEPADQSVVLGQRVVLSCVVFNYSGIVQWTKDGLALGIGEDLRAWPRYRVLRLVDVGQYNLEISSAELSDDSLYECQATEAALRSRRAKLTVLIPPDEPVIEGSPEILLIAGVSHNLSCVSRGAKPPAIIEWQKDGLPVEGAVSTTEVLPDRKRVTTHSFLPVVPVDTDTGKNFTCVATNQAVPFGKRTTITLNVHHPPVVVLSIEPRSVLEGERVTFTCQATANPPVMGYKWAKGGVIIQGARERVFVTKADHSFFTEPVSCLVFNAVGSTNVSILVDVHFGPILVVEPKPVTVDMDSDVTLNCKWAGNPPLTLTWTKKGSSMVLSNNNQLYLKSVSQADAGQYVCKAIVPRIGVGETEVTLTVNGPPIISSEPVQYAVRGERGEVKCYIASTPPPDKIVWAWKENVWDKEKGTLPERYTVEQSKPSSDGGAVLSTLTINNVMESDFQSTYNCTAWNAFGPGTMIITLEETEIVPVGIIAGSTVLCSILLVLCLLALFLFLYRQRKGSRRGVTLGKPDIKVETINKETHSLEEDSASVSTASRMVKAMYSPFKDDIDIKPDLRSDTLDTRQDYDIKDPTNGYYNVRASTHDEGRPASRSMHYSDYRTSTAPGASAAVGGSSGTGATAGPGTPSSLAPGSRAGCYDPRPPSRLSYAQFNTFSRPSQSQQPPPSSGPQTGDFPAECSLLDSPQLPYENYSYPSHYPTYRLGFAPPSLAPLESGAAYEMYSVGPSVSVGGTAATPDSGLGKYGSSTRFSYTSQHSDYSHRHTQRMQTHV, encoded by the exons TGTGGACGGCCCGGTTCTCTCAGGAGCCAGCAGATCAGTCGGTGGTTCTGGGCCAAAGAGTTGTTCTGTCCTGCGTGGTCTTCAATTACTCAGGCATTGTGCAGTGGACCAAGGATGGGCTGGCTTTAGGCATTGGAGAAGACCTTAGAG CTTGGCCGAGGTACCGGGTGCTGCGTCTGGTGGATGTTGGGCAGTACAATTTGGAGATCTCATCAGCTGAACTCTCAGATGACTCTCTCTATGAGTGCCAGGCTACAGAAGCTGCCCTGCGCTCCCGCAGAGCCAAACTCACCGTActca TTCCCCCTGATGAGCCGGTTATTGAGGGTTCCCCAGAGATCCTTCTCATTGCAGGGGTTTCCCACAACTTGAGCTGTGTGTCACGTGGAGCCAAACCCCCTGCAATTATAGAATGGCAAAAAGACGGGCTGCCTGTAGAGGGGGCAGTCAGCACAACG gaggtgcTACCTGATAGGAAGCGAGTCACCACGCACAGTTTCCTGCCTGTTGTCCCCGTGGACACTGACACAGGAAAGAACTTCACATGTGTGGCAACCAACCAGGCTGTACCCTTTGGCAAACGCACCACTATCACATTAAATGTGCACC ATCCTCCTGTGGTGGTGTTATCCATTGAACCACGTTCGGTTctggaaggagagagagtgacattCACCTGCCAGGCCACTGCCAACCCTCCTGTTATGGGCTACAA ATGGGCTAAGGGCGGCGTGATCATCCAGGGTGCGAGAGAGCGTGTGTTTGTCACTAAAGCTGACCACTCTTTTTTCACCGAGCCTGTTTCTTGCCTAGTGTTCAACGCTGTGGGGAGCACCAACGTCAGCATACTGGTGGACGTCCACT ttGGTCCTATCTTGGTGGTAGAGCCAAAGCCAGTGACAGTGGACATGGATTCTGATGTCACGTTGAACTGTAAGTGGGCAGGCAATCCCCCTCTCACCCTCACATGGACAAAGAAGGGGTCCAGCATG GTGCTGAGTAACAATAACCAGCTGTATTTGAAGTCAGTGAGCCAGGCTGATGCTGGCCAATATGTGTGCAAGGCCATAGTGCCCAGGATCGGGGTAGGAGAGACAGAGGTCACTCTCACTGTCAATG gTCCTCCCATTATATCCAGTGAGCCAGTCCAGTACGCagtcagaggagagagaggcGAAGTGAAGTGTTACATCGCCAGCACTCCTCCACCGGACAAGATT GTGTGGGCATGGAAGGAGAACGTGTGGGACAAAGAGAAAGGGACTCTACCAGAACGCTACACGGTGGAGCAAAGTAAGCCATCTTCTGATGGAGGTGCAGTGCTGTCTACTCTCACCATCAACAATGTCATGGAGTCCGACTTCCAGTCCACCTACAACTGCACGGCCTGGAACGCATTCGGCCCAGGAACCATGATCATCACTCTGGAAGAGACCG AAATTGTTCCAGTTGGTATCATTGCTGGCAGCACTGTACTCTGCTCCATTCTGCTAGTGCTCTGTCTGCTGGCGTTATTCCTCTTCTTATATCGTCAACGCAAAGGAa GTCGCCGAGGGGTCACGCTCGGTAAGCCAGACATCAAGGTGGagacaataaacaaagaaacCCACAGCTTAGAGGAAGACTCAGCCAGCGTCTCCACAGCAAGCCGCATGGTCAAGGCTATGTACTCG CCTTTTAAAGATGACATTGATATCAAACCAGACCTACGCAGCGACACCTTGGACACACGTCAGGACTATGACATCAAg GACCCAACAAACGGCTATTACAACGTGCGAGCCTCCACCCATGATGAAGGTCGTCCTGCGTCCCGCTCCATGCACTACTCTGACTATCGGACCTCTACTGCACCAGGCGCTTCTGCAGCTGTTGGTGGTAGCTCGGGCACGGGAGCTACAGCGGGTCCTGGAACACCAAGCAGCTTGGCTCCTGGCTCACGAGCCGGCTGCTACGACCCTCGACCTCCTTCCAGACTCAGCTATGCCCAGTTCAACACCTTCAGCAGACCAAGTCAGTCTCAGCAGCCTCCGCCCAGCTCCGGGCCTCAGACAGGCGACTTTCCAGCTGAATGCAGTCTCCTAGATTCTCCACAGTTACCATATGAGAACTACAGCTACCCATCGCACTACCCCACATATCGTCTCGGCTTTGCTCCTCCCAGCCTCGCTCCATTAGAAAGCGGAGCAGCGTACGAGATGTATAGCGTGGGACCAAGCGTAAGTGTTGGAGGCACTGCCGCCACCCCGGACAGCGGACTCGGGAAGTACGGTAGTTCCACGCGCTTTTCCTACACCTCGCAGCATTCTGACTATtcccaccgacacacacagaggatgcAGACCCATGTGTGA